The proteins below come from a single Desulfitobacterium metallireducens DSM 15288 genomic window:
- a CDS encoding MerR family transcriptional regulator translates to MTISEVSEKFGITQDTLRYYERIGLIPHVNRNKSGIRDYTEEDCNWIGFIKCMRSAGLPIEVLIEYVGLFQQGDETIKVRKGLLIEQRNQLMARIEEMKKTLNYLNHKIETYDQLVVVEQGLKREE, encoded by the coding sequence ATGACGATTTCAGAAGTCAGCGAAAAGTTTGGTATTACCCAGGATACACTTCGCTATTATGAACGGATCGGACTGATTCCTCATGTGAACCGCAATAAAAGTGGAATCAGGGATTATACAGAAGAAGACTGCAACTGGATCGGATTTATCAAATGTATGCGGAGTGCAGGTCTTCCGATTGAAGTATTGATTGAGTATGTCGGACTGTTTCAACAGGGTGATGAGACCATTAAGGTCAGAAAAGGACTCTTAATTGAACAGCGTAATCAGTTAATGGCCAGAATCGAAGAGATGAAGAAAACCCTAAACTATCTAAATCATAAAATTGAAACGTATGATCAACTTGTTGTCGTTGAACAAGGGCTAAAAAGAGAAGAATAG
- a CDS encoding flavodoxin family protein, with the protein MMKKVLIISTSLRKDSNSEFLAKEFEKGAKEAGNEVEFISLAGKTISFCTGCLACQKTQKCVIKDDAVEIAEKVKEANVLVFATPIYYYEMSGQMKTLLDRCNPLFPSKYAFREVYLLTTAADGDESAMDGAVKGMQGWMDCFNKARLAGVVRGVGIGDGGEAKNHTNLLAKVYTLGKKV; encoded by the coding sequence ATTATGAAAAAGGTTCTGATTATATCTACAAGTCTTCGTAAAGACAGCAATTCCGAGTTTCTGGCGAAAGAGTTTGAAAAAGGTGCAAAGGAAGCTGGCAATGAGGTCGAGTTTATCAGTCTTGCAGGTAAGACTATCAGCTTCTGTACCGGTTGTCTTGCTTGTCAAAAGACACAGAAATGCGTAATCAAGGATGACGCCGTTGAAATTGCTGAGAAGGTAAAAGAGGCAAATGTTCTCGTTTTTGCCACACCAATCTATTACTACGAAATGAGCGGCCAGATGAAGACGCTTCTTGACCGATGTAATCCGCTGTTTCCGTCCAAATATGCCTTTCGGGAGGTTTATCTGTTGACCACAGCGGCTGACGGGGACGAAAGCGCGATGGACGGGGCCGTCAAGGGAATGCAGGGTTGGATGGACTGCTTTAACAAAGCACGTCTTGCCGGTGTTGTCCGTGGTGTCGGTATCGGAGACGGCGGCGAGGCAAAGAATCACACCAATCTGCTTGCAAAGGTCTATACACTTGGTAAGAAAGTGTGA
- a CDS encoding cyclophilin-like fold protein has product MNRSLIFLLSITLMVSLSACIGNTAESQTSDRETANRITREATPTSDTSVSIENTDVANSSDHSQALVTTPTISIRSGDQTFHAALYNNPSANALIERLPLTLDMRELNGNEKYIYFSEDLPSDSVRVGEIQAGDLMLFGSDCLVLFYKSFSTSYSYTRLGRIEEPAGLAEALGNGSVSVKFNIEK; this is encoded by the coding sequence ATGAATCGTTCACTCATCTTCCTTTTATCGATAACCCTTATGGTTTCACTCTCTGCTTGCATAGGTAATACGGCTGAGAGTCAAACTAGCGACAGAGAAACGGCGAACCGAATAACACGGGAAGCAACCCCGACCTCGGATACGAGCGTAAGTATCGAGAATACTGACGTTGCGAATTCATCAGATCATTCGCAGGCGCTTGTAACGACGCCAACAATCAGCATTCGAAGCGGAGACCAGACTTTCCATGCAGCTTTATATAACAATCCCTCCGCTAATGCGTTGATAGAAAGGCTTCCGTTGACTTTGGATATGCGGGAACTGAACGGTAACGAAAAGTATATTTACTTTTCAGAGGATTTGCCTTCGGACAGTGTCCGCGTCGGCGAGATTCAAGCGGGTGATTTGATGCTCTTCGGTTCGGACTGCCTCGTATTGTTTTACAAAAGCTTTTCCACCTCTTACAGCTATACTCGTCTCGGACGAATTGAAGAACCGGCAGGTCTTGCCGAAGCCCTCGGTAACGGAAGCGTGTCCGTTAAATTTAATATTGAAAAGTAA
- a CDS encoding iron-containing alcohol dehydrogenase, with the protein MLGNFSYSNPTKLYFGEDSLNSLNEELPKYGKNVLLVYGGGSIKKTGLYDKIVKILKNNGKEVFEDAGVMPNPTVEKLYEGCKVAKDNNVDLILAVGGGSVCDYAKAVSVSTYCEEDPWGKYYLRMEDVDNKIIPVGCVLTMVGTGSEMNGGSVITNHAAKLKIGHVFGDNVFPKFSILNPVFTYTLPQYQMVAGFFDIMSHILEQYFSNEDDNTSDYIMESLLKSLIHSSKIAVKNPTDYEARSNIMWTATWALNTLVAKGKSTDWMVHMIGQSVGAYTDATHGMTLSAISLPYYRFIMAYGLQKFKRYAINVWNVSPEGKTDEQIAKEGLDQMEAYMKELALVMSIKDLGVTEDMIEGIAKGSFILEGGYKVLTQDEIVHILKESMI; encoded by the coding sequence ATGTTAGGAAATTTTAGCTATTCAAACCCCACCAAATTATATTTCGGAGAAGACTCATTAAATTCCTTGAATGAGGAATTGCCTAAATACGGAAAGAACGTATTGCTTGTTTATGGCGGAGGTTCTATCAAGAAAACAGGTCTATATGACAAGATTGTTAAAATTCTCAAGAACAACGGCAAAGAAGTCTTTGAGGATGCGGGCGTTATGCCGAATCCCACCGTCGAAAAACTGTATGAGGGCTGTAAGGTAGCTAAGGACAACAACGTCGATTTGATTTTAGCCGTGGGTGGCGGCTCGGTATGCGACTATGCAAAAGCCGTGTCCGTTTCGACCTATTGTGAGGAAGACCCGTGGGGAAAATACTATCTGCGCATGGAGGATGTTGATAATAAAATCATTCCCGTAGGATGCGTTCTGACGATGGTCGGTACTGGCTCTGAAATGAACGGGGGCTCTGTTATTACCAATCATGCTGCCAAGCTGAAAATCGGTCATGTGTTTGGTGATAATGTCTTCCCGAAATTCTCCATTCTGAATCCCGTATTCACCTATACCCTACCGCAATATCAGATGGTCGCCGGATTCTTTGATATCATGTCGCACATCCTGGAGCAATATTTTTCCAACGAGGATGACAACACCTCTGATTATATTATGGAGAGTTTATTGAAGTCTTTGATCCACAGTTCCAAGATCGCAGTAAAGAACCCTACAGACTACGAAGCCAGAAGTAATATTATGTGGACCGCAACTTGGGCACTTAATACACTTGTTGCAAAAGGCAAATCCACTGACTGGATGGTTCATATGATTGGACAGTCCGTCGGCGCTTATACTGACGCTACACACGGTATGACACTGTCCGCTATCTCCTTACCCTATTACCGGTTCATCATGGCCTATGGGCTTCAAAAATTCAAACGCTATGCAATCAACGTCTGGAATGTAAGCCCCGAAGGAAAAACAGACGAACAGATCGCTAAAGAGGGGCTCGACCAAATGGAAGCGTATATGAAAGAGCTTGCCCTTGTGATGAGCATCAAGGATTTAGGCGTAACCGAGGATATGATTGAAGGCATTGCGAAAGGTTCTTTCATCCTGGAAGGCGGATACAAGGTTCTAACACAGGATGAAATCGTCCATATTTTGAAAGAAAGCATGATTTAG
- a CDS encoding carboxymuconolactone decarboxylase family protein: MKKQTAGRDALGSFAPKFAELNDDVLFGEVWSREDKLSIRDRSIITVTALITKGIFDNSLKYHITNAKNHGVSAEEMSEIITHLAFYVGWPNAWAAFGLAKDVYVEQSMK; the protein is encoded by the coding sequence ATGAAAAAACAAACAGCAGGCAGAGATGCGCTTGGATCATTCGCACCTAAATTTGCGGAATTAAACGATGATGTTCTTTTTGGAGAGGTCTGGTCACGAGAAGATAAATTATCCATAAGAGATCGCAGTATCATTACTGTAACTGCGCTAATAACAAAAGGAATATTTGACAATTCTCTAAAATATCATATCACCAACGCAAAAAATCATGGAGTCAGTGCTGAGGAAATGTCGGAAATCATCACGCATCTTGCGTTCTATGTAGGATGGCCCAATGCTTGGGCAGCGTTTGGATTGGCGAAAGATGTATACGTTGAACAATCAATGAAATGA
- a CDS encoding cupin domain-containing protein, producing the protein MDKKELEKVSDFPLGEENVAFAPYFIGKSYLGLLNDKEVSIHNVTFEPGCRNNWHIHHGGGQILICVGGHGWYQESGKDARLLKSGDVVYIAPEIKHWHGAVSDEAFAHLSLSVPMEGSSNEWLEPVTDEEYNMMPMPIIYSV; encoded by the coding sequence ATGGATAAAAAAGAATTAGAAAAGGTATCCGATTTTCCATTAGGCGAGGAAAATGTAGCATTTGCGCCATATTTTATCGGAAAGAGTTACTTAGGTCTATTGAATGATAAGGAAGTAAGCATCCATAATGTGACGTTTGAACCGGGATGCCGTAACAATTGGCATATTCATCATGGTGGCGGACAGATACTGATCTGTGTGGGCGGACATGGCTGGTATCAGGAGTCCGGGAAAGATGCCCGGCTTTTGAAAAGCGGTGATGTCGTGTATATTGCACCGGAAATTAAACATTGGCATGGAGCAGTGAGTGATGAAGCCTTTGCACATCTGTCCTTATCAGTTCCGATGGAAGGTTCAAGCAATGAATGGTTGGAACCAGTAACGGATGAAGAATATAACATGATGCCGATGCCCATCATCTATAGTGTGTAA